A stretch of the Sphingomonas sp. CL5.1 genome encodes the following:
- a CDS encoding PaaI family thioesterase: protein MGEAALRLTVAELSAFLDAAFPTAARATLGEVESLALNRLRMRLDPLPAMARPGGIVSGPTLMTLADVAAYGVIAAHHGPEAMAVTNALSISFLRACRFEPIVADAHLMKLGRRLATVDVRIWQGVEDRLVAQATVGYALP, encoded by the coding sequence ATGGGCGAAGCGGCGTTGCGCCTGACGGTGGCGGAGCTGTCGGCGTTCCTCGACGCGGCCTTCCCCACCGCCGCGCGGGCGACGCTGGGCGAGGTGGAGAGCCTCGCGCTCAACCGCCTGCGGATGCGGCTCGATCCGCTGCCGGCGATGGCGCGGCCGGGCGGCATCGTCTCCGGCCCGACGCTGATGACGCTGGCGGACGTCGCCGCCTACGGCGTGATCGCCGCGCATCACGGCCCGGAGGCGATGGCGGTGACCAACGCGCTGTCGATCTCCTTCCTGCGCGCCTGCCGGTTCGAGCCGATCGTCGCCGACGCGCACCTCATGAAGCTCGGCCGACGGCTGGCGACGGTCGACGTGCGGATCTGGCAGGGCGTGGAGGACCGGCTGGTCGCGCAGGCGACGGTTGGCTACGCGCTGCCCTGA
- a CDS encoding SGNH/GDSL hydrolase family protein: protein MTIALIAALALAGQAAPASPPLTVGILADPCAALPAMPAIVADYMARYATAKAAGQPAPPVTADGMAIYQRWQDALLVNDFPGLCRYRAENAALPPASADRIVFFGDSITELWRREDPGFFTADRIDRGVSGQTTAQMLGRFRADVIDLKPRTVHIMASTNDIAGNTGPTTLAAIEDNIRSMAELARAHGIRVVLASVPPAARFGWRPGIAPVESIRALNAWLADYARREKLTYIDYYSALEDKDHAFRAEWSGDGVHPNAAGYAVMRRVAGRALGLDGRR, encoded by the coding sequence ATGACTATCGCGCTGATCGCCGCGCTGGCGCTCGCCGGGCAGGCCGCGCCGGCTTCCCCGCCGCTCACCGTCGGCATCCTCGCCGATCCGTGCGCCGCGCTACCGGCGATGCCGGCCATCGTCGCCGATTATATGGCGCGCTATGCGACGGCGAAGGCGGCCGGCCAGCCCGCGCCGCCGGTCACCGCCGACGGCATGGCGATCTACCAGCGGTGGCAGGATGCGTTGCTCGTCAACGACTTCCCCGGCCTGTGCCGCTATCGCGCCGAGAATGCCGCGCTGCCGCCCGCCAGCGCCGACCGCATCGTCTTCTTCGGGGATTCAATCACCGAATTGTGGCGGCGCGAGGATCCAGGATTCTTCACCGCCGACCGCATCGATCGTGGCGTCAGCGGGCAGACGACGGCGCAGATGCTCGGCCGCTTCCGCGCCGACGTGATCGACCTGAAACCGCGCACCGTGCACATCATGGCCAGCACCAACGACATCGCCGGCAACACCGGGCCGACCACGCTGGCGGCGATCGAGGACAATATCCGCTCGATGGCCGAACTGGCGCGGGCGCATGGGATCAGGGTCGTGCTCGCTTCCGTGCCGCCCGCCGCGCGGTTCGGCTGGCGGCCCGGCATCGCGCCGGTGGAGAGCATCCGCGCGCTCAACGCGTGGCTCGCCGATTACGCGCGCCGCGAGAAGCTGACCTATATCGACTATTATTCCGCGCTGGAGGACAAGGACCACGCCTTTCGCGCCGAATGGTCGGGCGACGGCGTCCATCCCAATGCCGCCGGCTATGCCGTGATGCGCCGCGTCGCCGGGCGGGCGCTGGGGCTGGACGGCCGGCGATGA
- a CDS encoding glycoside hydrolase family 3 protein — MTLIRRIPMTALAIIVAAAAFPAAAKDRPITATNTRAGNEAAIDARAAALVDRMTLDEQLSLLKSRSGASLLDLGVPLPPFIPEAMRTEKPKGAIGTAGFVPAIERLGFPALQLADASLGVADIGYLRPGDHATALPSTLSLAATFDPAMAHAAGDIIGAEAFAKGINVQLAGGVNLAREPRNGRNFEYLGEDPLLAGTLVGEQIAGIQAHHVASTIKHFAANSQESGRFVYDVRASDAALRESDLLAFEIGIRRGRPASVMCAYNRVRGSYACESDYLLKQVLRGDWGYRGWVMSDWGATMSLKPSIDAGLDQQSPQDKDYFAGIPAAIDKGEISRAQVREMALRIVRSMIAVGALDHVARPGGAIDQAAHAARAQAMAEAGMVLLKNDGLLPLAAGARTIAVIGRHADKGVPAGGGSSQVIPYGGVYRDVPEGTHPLLALMAPSYDLSSPLKALQAALPGARIVFDDGSDAARAAAVAKEADIALVFAVKPEMEGVDSADLSLPYGQDAMIAAVAAANPCTGVVLETGNPVVMPWLDKVGAVLEAWFPGQRGGEAIAAILSGASSPSGRLPLTFPAATDQLPHPQEVGYDPAKQRPLGIGVKYDPFTIDYKEGSDIGYRWFEKTDAKPLFPFGYGLTYTSFAYAGLKQAGGAGLTVTARITNTGRREGVEVAQLYVAPPGRTHRLAGWARVSLKPGETREVTIAADPWLLLSYDEKAGQWARLAGEYRFFVGKSAGEPELRGTARLDAATESRRR; from the coding sequence ATGACTCTCATCCGACGCATTCCCATGACCGCGCTGGCGATCATCGTCGCGGCGGCGGCATTTCCCGCAGCAGCAAAGGACAGGCCGATAACCGCGACCAACACCCGCGCCGGCAACGAGGCCGCGATCGACGCCCGCGCCGCCGCGCTCGTAGACAGGATGACGCTCGACGAGCAGCTCTCGCTGCTGAAATCGCGTTCGGGCGCCAGCCTGCTTGATCTCGGCGTGCCGCTGCCGCCGTTCATCCCGGAGGCGATGCGAACCGAAAAGCCGAAGGGCGCGATCGGCACCGCCGGCTTCGTGCCCGCGATCGAGCGGCTCGGCTTCCCCGCGCTGCAACTGGCCGACGCCAGCCTCGGCGTCGCCGATATCGGCTATCTGCGGCCGGGCGACCATGCGACGGCGCTCCCCTCCACCTTGTCGCTCGCCGCGACGTTCGATCCGGCGATGGCCCATGCGGCCGGCGACATCATCGGCGCGGAGGCGTTCGCCAAGGGGATCAACGTCCAGCTCGCCGGCGGGGTGAACCTGGCGCGCGAGCCGCGCAACGGGCGCAACTTCGAATATCTCGGTGAGGACCCGCTGCTCGCGGGCACGCTGGTCGGCGAGCAGATCGCGGGCATCCAGGCGCATCACGTCGCCTCCACGATCAAGCATTTCGCCGCCAACAGCCAGGAGAGCGGCCGCTTCGTCTATGACGTGCGGGCGTCGGACGCTGCCTTGCGCGAATCCGATCTGCTGGCGTTCGAGATCGGCATCAGGCGCGGCAGGCCCGCGTCGGTGATGTGCGCCTATAACCGCGTGCGCGGCAGCTATGCCTGCGAAAGCGATTACCTTCTAAAGCAGGTGCTGCGCGGCGACTGGGGCTATCGTGGCTGGGTGATGTCCGACTGGGGCGCGACGATGAGCCTGAAGCCGTCGATCGACGCGGGGCTGGACCAGCAATCGCCGCAGGACAAGGATTATTTCGCCGGCATCCCGGCGGCGATCGACAAGGGCGAGATCAGCCGCGCGCAGGTGCGCGAGATGGCGCTGCGCATCGTGCGCTCGATGATCGCGGTCGGCGCGCTCGATCATGTCGCCAGGCCGGGCGGGGCGATCGATCAGGCCGCCCATGCCGCGCGCGCGCAGGCGATGGCCGAGGCCGGCATGGTGCTGCTCAAGAACGACGGCCTGCTGCCGCTCGCCGCCGGCGCGAGGACGATCGCGGTGATCGGCCGCCACGCCGACAAGGGCGTGCCGGCCGGCGGCGGCTCGTCGCAGGTGATCCCCTATGGCGGCGTCTATCGCGACGTGCCGGAGGGGACGCATCCGCTGCTTGCGCTGATGGCGCCGTCCTATGACCTGTCCTCGCCGCTCAAGGCATTGCAGGCGGCGCTGCCGGGCGCGCGGATCGTGTTCGACGACGGATCGGACGCGGCCCGCGCCGCCGCCGTCGCGAAGGAGGCGGATATCGCCCTCGTCTTCGCGGTGAAGCCGGAGATGGAGGGGGTCGACAGCGCGGACCTGTCGCTGCCTTACGGGCAGGATGCGATGATCGCCGCCGTCGCCGCCGCCAACCCGTGCACCGGCGTGGTGCTGGAGACCGGCAACCCGGTCGTGATGCCGTGGCTCGACAAGGTCGGCGCGGTGCTGGAGGCATGGTTCCCCGGCCAGCGCGGCGGCGAGGCGATCGCCGCGATCCTTTCCGGCGCATCGTCGCCGTCGGGCCGGCTGCCGCTTACCTTCCCCGCCGCGACCGACCAGCTCCCGCACCCGCAAGAGGTGGGCTACGACCCGGCGAAGCAGCGGCCGCTCGGCATCGGCGTGAAATACGATCCGTTCACGATCGACTATAAGGAAGGCAGCGACATCGGCTATCGCTGGTTCGAGAAGACCGACGCGAAGCCGCTGTTCCCGTTCGGCTACGGCCTGACCTATACCAGCTTCGCCTATGCCGGGCTGAAGCAGGCGGGCGGCGCGGGGCTGACCGTCACCGCGCGGATCACCAACACCGGCAGGCGCGAGGGCGTGGAGGTCGCGCAGCTCTATGTCGCGCCGCCCGGCCGCACGCATCGGCTGGCCGGCTGGGCGCGGGTGTCGCTGAAACCGGGCGAGACGCGCGAGGTGACGATCGCCGCCGATCCGTGGCTGCTGCTCTCCTATGACGAGAAGGCCGGGCAATGGGCGCGGCTGGCGGGCGAATATCGCTTCTTCGTCGGCAAGTCCGCCGGCGAGCCGGAATTGCGCGGCACCGCGCGGCTCGACGCCGCCACCGAGAGCCGCCGCCGGTGA
- a CDS encoding sugar phosphate isomerase/epimerase, with protein sequence MKLNRRHLLRLTGATAVAAAAAGPGSAVTPAFAPAIGVQLYMLRDLLAKDVEGTLAAIARIGIRFVEFAGFYDRTPSQWRALLKVNNLTAIGAHGLYPDMRDEQAAAAIDDAAAIGLEWVVAAVPRLPGLTLPITEEKFRAATQRITADDINAASARFNRFGEMAKAAGMRFAYHNHGFDFRRYDGRYGLDLILAETNPALVALELDIGNTIAAGIDPLPYLAPGGRVRLAHVKDWRGPYTPSLYDIPASAPVGEGTIAWPPILAALKRARVPYVFIEQESIEPAAALDLLARNFRHLQGEGK encoded by the coding sequence ATGAAGCTGAATCGTCGCCACCTTCTCCGCCTTACCGGAGCCACCGCCGTCGCGGCGGCGGCGGCCGGGCCGGGCAGCGCCGTCACCCCCGCGTTCGCGCCGGCGATCGGCGTGCAGCTCTATATGCTCCGCGACCTGCTCGCGAAGGACGTTGAGGGCACGCTGGCGGCGATCGCGCGGATCGGCATCCGGTTCGTCGAATTCGCCGGCTTTTATGACCGCACGCCAAGCCAGTGGCGCGCTTTGCTCAAGGTCAACAACCTGACCGCGATCGGCGCGCACGGCCTCTATCCCGACATGCGCGACGAGCAGGCCGCAGCCGCGATCGACGACGCCGCCGCGATCGGGCTGGAATGGGTGGTCGCCGCCGTGCCGCGCCTCCCCGGCCTGACGCTGCCGATCACCGAGGAGAAATTCCGCGCCGCCACGCAGCGCATCACCGCCGACGACATCAACGCGGCCTCCGCGCGCTTCAACCGCTTCGGCGAGATGGCGAAGGCGGCGGGAATGCGCTTCGCCTACCACAACCACGGCTTCGATTTCCGGCGCTACGACGGCCGCTACGGGCTGGACCTGATCCTCGCCGAGACCAATCCGGCGCTCGTCGCGCTGGAGCTGGATATCGGCAACACGATCGCCGCCGGCATCGATCCCCTGCCGTATCTCGCGCCGGGCGGGCGGGTTCGGCTGGCGCACGTCAAGGACTGGCGCGGGCCTTACACGCCCTCGCTCTACGACATACCGGCATCGGCGCCCGTCGGCGAGGGCACGATCGCATGGCCGCCGATCCTCGCCGCGCTGAAGCGCGCCCGCGTGCCGTATGTCTTCATCGAGCAGGAAAGCATCGAACCGGCCGCCGCGCTCGACCTGCTCGCGCGCAACTTTCGCCATCTGCAAGGGGAAGGGAAATGA
- a CDS encoding phosphoribosylaminoimidazolesuccinocarboxamide synthase, whose translation MPVRDYSAFVSRTLDDATIPELPRHYRGKVRDNYDLADGRRVIIATDRLSAFDRILCTIPFKGQILTQTARFWFEETADICANHVIEYPDPNVLICRRLDILPVEIVVRDYLAGTTDTSILKRYKAGQRAMYGMTLPDGMRDNERLAAPVITPTSKEFDGGHDEPLTPTEILERGLLTPEQWEEVSAAALALFARGQKLADERGLILADTKYEFGVDSEGRIILADEIHTPDSSRYWKKATYQARFEAGERPDSFDKDFVRSWVAARCDPYRDAIPEIPADLIVGTTNTYAEAFETITGQAFEPDLAGATVLERIRDRLASLFGAA comes from the coding sequence ATGCCGGTTCGCGATTATTCCGCCTTCGTCTCGCGGACGCTGGATGACGCGACGATCCCTGAGCTTCCGCGCCATTATCGCGGCAAGGTGCGCGACAATTACGACCTCGCCGACGGCCGCCGCGTCATCATCGCGACCGATCGCCTGAGCGCGTTCGACCGCATCCTGTGCACGATCCCCTTCAAGGGCCAGATCCTCACCCAGACGGCGCGCTTCTGGTTCGAGGAGACCGCGGACATCTGCGCCAATCATGTGATCGAATACCCGGACCCCAATGTCCTGATCTGCCGCCGGCTCGATATCCTGCCGGTCGAGATCGTCGTGCGCGACTATCTCGCCGGGACGACCGACACCTCGATCCTCAAGCGCTACAAGGCCGGGCAGCGCGCGATGTACGGCATGACGCTGCCGGACGGGATGCGCGACAACGAGCGGCTGGCCGCGCCGGTCATCACCCCGACCAGCAAGGAATTCGACGGCGGCCATGACGAGCCGCTCACGCCGACCGAGATCCTCGAGCGCGGGCTGCTCACGCCCGAGCAATGGGAGGAGGTGAGCGCCGCCGCGCTGGCGCTGTTCGCGCGCGGGCAGAAGCTGGCCGACGAACGCGGGCTGATCCTGGCCGACACCAAATATGAGTTCGGCGTCGATAGCGAGGGCAGGATCATCCTCGCCGACGAAATCCATACGCCGGACAGCAGCCGCTATTGGAAGAAGGCGACCTATCAGGCGCGCTTCGAGGCGGGCGAGCGCCCGGACAGCTTCGACAAGGATTTCGTCCGCTCATGGGTGGCCGCGCGCTGCGATCCATACAGGGACGCGATCCCCGAAATCCCGGCGGACCTGATCGTCGGCACGACGAACACCTATGCCGAAGCGTTCGAGACGATCACCGGGCAGGCGTTCGAGCCGGACCTCGCGGGCGCGACGGTGCTGGAACGCATCCGCGACCGGCTGGCGTCGCTGTTCGGCGCCGCCTGA
- the purU gene encoding formyltetrahydrofolate deformylase, translated as MTKPDFVLLVSCVDRKGIVAAVASSIASQDCNIVESAQFGDAESGRFFMRVTFAGPAGMTTESFGRGFGPVAAAFELEWQVHDLAVKQRALVMVSRGGHCLNDLLYRTATGYLPMEVTSVVSNHEVWRRRVEHEGIPYHCLPVTPENKAAQEEKLLALIAEQRVDLIILARYMQVLSDAACRALEGRVINIHHSSLPAFKGARPYHRAWERGVKLVGATAHYVTPDLDEGPIIAQDVSTVDHADTVDDLIAEGQETESRVLTRAVKAHCEHRVMLNGQRTVVFR; from the coding sequence ATGACGAAGCCCGATTTCGTGCTGCTGGTGTCGTGCGTCGATCGCAAGGGGATCGTCGCGGCGGTCGCCAGTTCGATCGCATCGCAGGATTGCAACATCGTCGAGAGCGCGCAGTTCGGCGACGCGGAGAGCGGCCGCTTTTTCATGCGCGTCACTTTCGCCGGACCGGCGGGGATGACGACGGAGAGCTTCGGGCGCGGCTTCGGGCCGGTCGCCGCCGCCTTCGAACTCGAATGGCAGGTGCATGATCTGGCGGTGAAGCAGCGCGCGCTGGTGATGGTCAGCCGCGGCGGGCACTGCCTCAACGACCTGCTCTATCGCACCGCCACCGGCTATCTGCCGATGGAGGTGACGTCGGTCGTCTCGAACCATGAGGTCTGGCGGCGGCGGGTGGAGCATGAGGGCATTCCCTATCACTGCCTGCCGGTCACGCCGGAGAACAAGGCGGCGCAGGAGGAGAAATTGCTCGCGCTGATCGCCGAGCAGCGTGTCGATCTCATCATCCTCGCGCGCTACATGCAGGTGCTGTCCGATGCCGCGTGCCGCGCGCTGGAGGGGCGTGTCATCAATATCCACCACAGCTCGCTCCCTGCCTTCAAGGGCGCGCGGCCCTATCATCGCGCGTGGGAGCGCGGCGTGAAGCTGGTCGGCGCGACCGCGCATTACGTGACGCCCGATCTCGACGAAGGCCCGATCATCGCGCAGGACGTGTCGACGGTCGATCACGCCGACACGGTCGACGACCTGATCGCCGAGGGGCAGGAGACCGAAAGCCGCGTGCTGACCCGCGCGGTGAAGGCGCATTGCGAGCATCGCGTGATGCTCAACGGCCAGCGGACGGTGGTGTTCAGGTGA
- a CDS encoding CsbD family protein: protein MGELIDKIKGNVNEAVGKAKQAMADKDPATRTDKDAKMEAEGAAQELKGKAQQFKGKVKGALGDDI, encoded by the coding sequence ATGGGCGAACTGATCGACAAGATCAAAGGCAATGTGAACGAAGCCGTCGGCAAGGCCAAACAGGCGATGGCCGACAAGGACCCCGCGACCCGCACCGACAAGGATGCGAAGATGGAGGCGGAAGGCGCCGCGCAGGAGTTGAAAGGCAAGGCGCAGCAGTTCAAGGGCAAGGTCAAGGGCGCGCTCGGCGACGATATCTGA
- a CDS encoding TonB-dependent receptor yields the protein MEKRALRSALLGSATALMTIATPAWAAEPAQAGATAQNPDDIIVTATRREERLQDVPVAVSAVSGQDLAKTGFREATDIQYLAPNITFSATNPVSNGGGYQIRGIGTQTYDSGVEQTVGLVVDGVVIGLSRDPGATGFADVERVEVLRGPQGTLFGKNSSAGVIQIITKKPQLGVSSLDLDLSYGERNDQLERATANVPLGSNVALRVSAFHNAQDGAIPNVVNGTRVGDRDNYGIRGKLLWEPTENLSLLLTGEYQTGFARDGQLIESLGTNPLYNLAFNRFAVKPGHNVYIAYNDGDWTANTRLWGSSLQADYRLGDFTLTSITAYRSLKTTQLTDIDGSPADIFNHSDGGIDSNQFTQELRLTSPAGKRLEYTLGLYYYHTTNGGWTAQYGDFNFGPLFPGYGVPIVLGGGNRLNTNYVRSLAAYGQATYKVVEGVKLIGGLRYTNDRNHGELVVEKLPFPAIVSGQLPNYSGTVRADNVSGKVGLQIEPTRDVMFYATWSTGYKGPAIDGTTGTIHEVKPETVKSYEIGLKSQLFNGALTFNTALYWSDFTNFQAQTFDTSVTPPAFYLSNAGGMRARGVEVETSLHVSPRLRLSANGAYSDATFREYLGTCYPGQPMSPTAGVGCYVDPATSANVANYAGYRLPNAPEWSYTLRGDFNQPLGDDLTLDANANWAWRDRTQAVLGDPKSEIRAYGLLNGTIGIGASDGAWHVGIYARNLLNTHFYAAYAAPAAINPGGYSKIVSPDAFRTIGGTVSFHF from the coding sequence ATGGAAAAGCGGGCATTGAGGAGCGCGTTGCTTGGTTCGGCGACGGCGCTGATGACGATCGCGACGCCGGCATGGGCGGCCGAGCCGGCGCAGGCTGGCGCGACGGCGCAGAATCCCGACGACATCATCGTCACCGCGACACGCCGCGAGGAGCGGTTGCAGGACGTTCCCGTCGCGGTGAGCGCGGTTTCCGGGCAGGATCTGGCGAAGACCGGCTTCCGCGAGGCGACCGACATCCAGTATCTCGCGCCCAACATCACCTTCTCGGCGACCAACCCGGTATCGAACGGCGGCGGCTACCAGATACGCGGCATCGGCACGCAGACCTATGACAGCGGCGTCGAGCAGACCGTCGGCCTCGTCGTCGACGGCGTGGTGATCGGCCTGTCGCGCGACCCCGGCGCGACCGGCTTCGCCGATGTCGAGCGCGTCGAGGTGCTGCGCGGCCCGCAGGGCACGCTGTTCGGCAAGAACTCCTCCGCCGGCGTGATCCAGATCATCACGAAGAAGCCGCAGCTCGGCGTCAGCTCGCTCGACCTCGACCTTTCCTATGGCGAGCGCAACGACCAGCTCGAGCGCGCCACCGCCAACGTGCCGCTGGGAAGCAACGTCGCGCTGCGCGTCTCCGCGTTCCACAATGCGCAGGACGGCGCGATCCCCAATGTCGTCAACGGCACCCGCGTCGGCGACCGCGACAATTACGGCATTCGCGGCAAATTGCTGTGGGAGCCGACCGAGAACCTCTCGCTGCTGCTGACCGGCGAATATCAGACCGGTTTTGCGCGCGACGGCCAGCTCATCGAATCGCTCGGCACCAACCCGCTCTACAACCTCGCCTTCAACCGGTTCGCGGTGAAGCCGGGGCATAATGTCTATATCGCCTATAACGACGGCGACTGGACGGCAAACACGCGGCTGTGGGGCAGCTCGCTCCAGGCCGATTACCGGCTGGGCGATTTCACGCTGACCTCGATCACCGCCTATCGCTCGCTCAAGACCACCCAGCTCACCGATATCGACGGCTCGCCGGCCGATATCTTCAACCATAGCGACGGCGGGATCGACAGCAACCAGTTCACGCAGGAGCTGCGCCTCACCTCGCCCGCCGGCAAGCGGCTCGAATATACGCTCGGCCTCTATTATTATCACACCACCAACGGCGGCTGGACGGCGCAATACGGCGATTTCAACTTCGGGCCGCTGTTCCCCGGCTATGGCGTGCCGATTGTGCTCGGCGGCGGCAATCGCCTCAACACCAATTACGTGCGCAGCCTCGCGGCCTATGGGCAGGCGACGTACAAGGTGGTCGAGGGCGTCAAGCTGATCGGCGGGCTGCGCTATACCAACGATCGCAATCACGGCGAGCTGGTCGTGGAGAAGCTGCCCTTCCCGGCGATCGTCTCGGGCCAACTCCCCAATTATTCGGGGACGGTGCGGGCGGACAACGTGTCAGGCAAGGTCGGCCTGCAGATCGAGCCGACCCGCGACGTGATGTTCTACGCCACCTGGTCGACCGGCTACAAGGGCCCGGCGATCGACGGCACCACCGGCACGATCCACGAGGTGAAGCCGGAGACGGTCAAGAGCTACGAGATCGGCCTGAAATCTCAGCTGTTCAACGGCGCGCTGACCTTCAACACCGCGCTCTACTGGTCTGACTTCACCAATTTCCAGGCGCAGACGTTCGACACCAGCGTCACGCCGCCGGCCTTCTACCTTTCCAATGCCGGCGGGATGCGCGCGCGCGGCGTGGAGGTGGAGACCAGCCTGCACGTCTCGCCGCGCCTGCGCCTGTCGGCCAACGGCGCATACAGCGACGCGACGTTCCGCGAATATCTCGGCACCTGCTATCCGGGCCAGCCGATGTCGCCGACGGCGGGCGTCGGCTGCTACGTCGATCCGGCGACCAGTGCGAACGTCGCGAACTATGCTGGCTATCGCCTGCCCAACGCGCCCGAATGGTCCTATACGCTGCGCGGCGACTTCAACCAGCCGCTGGGCGACGACCTGACGCTCGACGCCAACGCCAATTGGGCGTGGCGCGACCGTACGCAGGCGGTGCTTGGCGATCCGAAGTCCGAAATCCGTGCCTATGGCCTGCTCAACGGCACGATCGGCATCGGCGCGAGCGACGGGGCGTGGCATGTCGGCATCTATGCGCGCAACCTGCTCAACACGCATTTCTACGCCGCTTACGCCGCCCCGGCCGCGATCAATCCGGGCGGTTATTCGAAGATCGTCAGCCCCGATGCGTTCCGCACCATCGGCGGCACGGTGAGCTTCCATTTCTGA
- a CDS encoding TetR/AcrR family transcriptional regulator, which produces MTEVRRRRTQAERSAGTRAVLLDAAIRVLREHGYGATTTLLVAAEAGVSRGAMLHQFRTKADLMTFVVEAVYEEELARYAEHFRGMTNPREIIRAYPEVGWKVLSRPSGVAVLEILQGSRSDHVLAEKLAPLQARIEEDALRRIRETIGVVDSSMAMMRLIVWAVRGLSIASVLAPRPEEIVASIRLLSRLIDAGFENGALQLDHPRAGAGATDTARAKQ; this is translated from the coding sequence ATGACGGAAGTTCGACGCCGACGGACGCAAGCGGAGCGCAGCGCGGGAACGCGCGCGGTCCTGCTCGATGCGGCGATCCGCGTGCTGCGGGAACATGGTTATGGCGCGACGACGACCCTGCTGGTCGCGGCGGAGGCCGGGGTCAGCCGCGGCGCGATGCTCCATCAGTTCCGCACCAAGGCCGATCTGATGACCTTCGTGGTCGAGGCGGTCTATGAGGAAGAGCTGGCGCGTTACGCGGAGCATTTTCGCGGGATGACCAACCCGCGCGAGATCATCCGCGCCTATCCCGAGGTGGGGTGGAAGGTGCTCAGCCGGCCATCGGGCGTCGCGGTGCTGGAGATCCTGCAAGGCTCGCGCAGCGATCACGTCCTCGCCGAGAAGCTGGCGCCGTTGCAGGCCCGGATCGAGGAGGATGCGCTTCGGCGTATCCGCGAAACCATCGGGGTGGTGGATTCGTCGATGGCGATGATGCGGCTGATCGTCTGGGCGGTGCGCGGCTTGTCGATCGCGAGCGTGCTGGCCCCGCGCCCGGAAGAGATCGTCGCCTCGATCCGCTTGCTCAGCCGCCTGATCGACGCCGGGTTCGAGAATGGCGCGCTCCAGCTCGATCACCCGCGCGCCGGGGCCGGCGCCACCGACACAGCCAGGGCGAAGCAATGA
- a CDS encoding prolyl-tRNA synthetase associated domain-containing protein, with translation MSEEALRAAFADHGLAWNVLEHPAVFTVEESAAIHDALPGAHTKNLFLKDAGGAFWLVTVDHARRVDLKALAVAIGARKLSFGKAGDMERLLGVTPGSVTPLAAINDREGRVRVVLDAGLAEAARVNVHPLRNTATVGLPGRALLGLLADWGHEPLVATIPERAFAPPGAGAEQDAKFVPDTGGKSD, from the coding sequence GTGAGCGAGGAGGCGTTGCGCGCGGCGTTCGCCGATCATGGCCTCGCATGGAACGTGCTGGAGCATCCGGCGGTGTTCACCGTCGAGGAAAGCGCCGCGATCCATGATGCGCTGCCCGGCGCGCATACCAAGAACCTGTTCCTGAAGGATGCCGGCGGCGCGTTCTGGCTGGTGACGGTCGATCACGCCAGGCGCGTCGATCTCAAGGCGCTGGCCGTCGCGATCGGCGCGAGGAAGCTGAGCTTCGGCAAGGCGGGGGACATGGAGCGGCTGCTCGGCGTCACGCCTGGATCGGTGACCCCGCTCGCCGCGATCAACGATCGCGAGGGGCGGGTGCGCGTGGTGCTCGACGCCGGTCTCGCGGAGGCGGCGCGGGTCAACGTCCACCCGCTGCGCAACACCGCGACCGTGGGATTGCCGGGGCGCGCGTTGCTCGGGCTGCTGGCGGATTGGGGACATGAACCACTGGTGGCCACGATCCCGGAGCGGGCCTTCGCGCCGCCCGGCGCGGGCGCGGAGCAGGACGCGAAATTCGTCCCTGACACGGGCGGTAAGTCCGACTAA